In Pasteurella multocida subsp. multocida OH4807, a genomic segment contains:
- a CDS encoding protein TfoX (COG3070 Regulator of competence-specific genes) has protein sequence MTKTDKDTLEIRETLSELIGEVTAKTLFASYGLFHQKVMFGLYQNKIFYLKAEGKLATFLESKGAANYLAKQTPSKLNISTYYRLPQEITSDKELYKQILEQSLQQIKARKLSETLAKKNRIKELPNLSIKHERMLEKVNIHNVMTFQTLGAKNAYIRLKKKGITADIGIFWAFYAALENKNINLISESEKKNVLARLNAALSEAGLRPVK, from the coding sequence ATGACAAAAACAGATAAAGATACTCTCGAAATTCGAGAAACACTAAGTGAGTTGATTGGAGAAGTCACAGCAAAGACACTCTTTGCAAGTTATGGTTTATTCCATCAAAAAGTAATGTTTGGCTTATACCAAAACAAAATATTTTATTTAAAAGCAGAAGGTAAACTTGCCACCTTTTTAGAATCCAAAGGCGCTGCTAATTATCTCGCTAAACAAACACCTTCAAAATTAAATATTTCCACTTATTATCGACTTCCTCAAGAAATCACTTCTGATAAAGAACTTTATAAGCAAATCCTGGAACAATCCCTGCAACAAATTAAAGCGCGAAAATTATCTGAAACGCTCGCTAAGAAAAACCGCATTAAAGAATTACCTAATTTATCCATTAAGCACGAAAGAATGTTAGAAAAAGTAAACATTCACAATGTCATGACATTTCAAACATTAGGGGCTAAAAATGCATATATTAGATTAAAAAAGAAAGGGATTACGGCAGATATTGGCATATTCTGGGCATTTTATGCCGCGCTTGAAAATAAAAACATCAATTTGATCAGTGAATCAGAAAAGAAAAATGTCTTAGCTCGTTTAAATGCAGCGCTCTCTGAAGCGGGATTAAGACCAGTAAAATAG